In Electrophorus electricus isolate fEleEle1 chromosome 6, fEleEle1.pri, whole genome shotgun sequence, a single genomic region encodes these proteins:
- the supt6h gene encoding transcription elongation factor SPT6 isoform X2: MSDFIESEAEESEEEFEEKDLKPKKTQRFMEDDDDEEEENTEDQDEHGNLRGLIDDGNDEEEEEEEEEEDGNRSGAVDSDSGEEVRHRRRKRSYDDYLDDDDLDLIEENLGVKVKRRKKKYSRVKTMDDEGEDDEKDLIADEIFTGDGDGEGEEGETVGTLHAGDDEEEEEEEESDIDDFIVDDDGQPITKKKGKKFTGYTDAALQEAQEIFGGDFDFAEFDTEAYDHAEEEEEDQDDEAWDRPKKQTKRRVGRRSIFEIYEPSELESSHMTDQDNEIRSTDMPERFQLRSIPVKPAEDEELEEEAEWIYRNAFSTPTISMQESTDYLDRGTTTNFSRRGPSTIAKIKEALNFMRNQHFEVPFIAFYRKEYVEPELNINDLWKVWQWDEKWTQLKTRKQNLTRLFQRMQSYQFEQISADPDKPLADAIRPLDTADMERLKDVQSMDELSDVYNHFLLYYGRDIPKMQNAAKATKKKLKKIKEVSEEDGEEAEVEEEEEEEEEEQKGPDLKQASRRDMYSICQTAGLDGLAKKFGLTPEQFGENLRDSYQRHETEQFPAEPLELAKDYVCSQFSTPEAVLEGTRYMVAMQIAREPLVRHVLRQTFQERAKINIRPTKKGKKDVDEAHYAYSFKYLKNKPVKELSGDQFLKMCMAEDEALLAIDICIDLVGVKGYAGDQTYFDEIKQFYYRDEFSHQVQEWNKQRMLAIERSLQQFLYPQMAKELKNKLIAEAKENIIKSCCRKLYNWLKVAPYRPDQQVEEDDDLMDETQGKGIRVLGVAFASGRDTPVFCALINGEGEVVDFLRLPYFLKRRNAWREEEREKKLQDIENLKKFLLSKKPHVVAVAGENRDAHMLMEDIKRTVSELEQDSSLPAVGVELVDNELATLYMNSKKSEADFRDYPPLLRQAVSVARKIQDPLVEFAQVCSSDEDILCLKLHPLQEHVVKEELLGALYCEFINRVNEVGVDVNRAIAHPYTQSLVQYVCGLGPRKGSHLLKILKQNNTRLENRTQLVTMCHMGPKVFINCAGFIKIDTASLGDSTDSYIEVLDGSRVHPETYEWARKMAVDALEYDESAEDANPAGALEEILENPERLKDLDLDAFAEELERQGYGNKGITLYDIRAELSCRYKDLRAPYRPPNTEEVFNLLTKETPETFYIGKLITSVVTGIAHRRPQGESYDQAIRNDETGLWQCPFCQQDNFPELSEVWNHFDSGSCPGQAIGVRTRLDNGVMGFIPTKFLSDKVVKHPEERVKVGMTVHCRIMKIDIEKFNVDLTCRTSDLSDKNNEWKLPKDTYYDFDAEAEDIKQDEEQKKKQQRTTYIKRVIAHPSFHNINFKQAEKMMETMDQGDVVIRPSSKGENHLTVTWKVADGIYQHVDVREEGKENAFSLGHTLWINNEEFEDLDEITARYVQPMAAFARDLLSHKYFQDCNGGDRKKMEELLFRAKKEKPTFIPYFVSACRDLPGKFLLGYQPRGKPRIEYVTITPDGFRYRSQIFPTVNGLFRWFKDHYQEPVPGITPSSSSRTRTPASVNATPANINIADLTRAVNALPRNMTSQMFNAIAAVTGQGQNPNTTPAQWASSQYGYSGGSSAGGGGSSSAYHVFATPQQPMATPMMTPSYSYTTPGQQQAMTTPQYPSSTPQSSHGHHQHSSSTPSSSSSSSRVRTPQPKTSSHTAVDWAKMAEQWLQEKEAERRKQKTPRMTPRPSPSPMIESTPMSIAGDATPLLDEMDR; the protein is encoded by the exons ATGTCTGACTTCATTGAGAGTGAAGCTGAGGAATCTGAAGAGGAGTTTGAGGAGAAGGACTTGAAGCCCAAGAAGACTCAGCGGTTTatggaagatgatgatgatg aagaagaagagaacaCAGAAGATCAAGATGAGCATGGAAACCTAAGAGGGCTTATTGATGATGGcaatgatgaagaagaagaggaggaggaagaggaagaggatggaaATAGAAGTGGGGCTGTTGACAGCGACTCTGGTGAGGAGGTCCGTCATCGACGCAGAAAGCGCA GTTATGATGACTACCTGGATGATGATGATCTGGACCTTATTGAAGAGAATTTGGGGGTCAAAGTGAAGAGGAGA AAAAAGAAGTATTCACGAGTGAAAACAATGGATGATGAAGGTGAAGATGATGAAAAAGACCTGATTGCAGATGAAATTTTTACTGGAGATggtgatggagagggagaagaaggagaaactGTGGGTACGCTCCATGCTGGagatgatgaagaagaggaggaggaagaggaatcTG ACATAGATGATTTCATTGTGGATGATGATGGGCAGCCCATCACAaaaaagaaggggaagaaaTTTACTGGCTACACTGATGC TGCTTTACAAGAGGCTCAAGAGATTTTCGGTGGTGACTTTGACTTTGCTGAGTTCGACACTGAGGCTTATGATCATgcggaggaggaagaggaggaccaGGACGATGAAGCATGGGATCGACCAAAGAAGCAGACCAAGAGAAGGGTGGGCCGCCGTAGCATTTTTGAGATCTATGAGCCCAGTGAACTGGAGAGCAGTCACATGACTGACCAAGACAATGAAATACGTTCCACAGACATGCCAGAGAGGTTCCAG TTACGCTCTATACCTGTAAAACCTGCTGAGGATGAAGAGCTGGAAGAAGAGGCTGAATGGATCTACAGGAATGCTTTCTCCACACCAACTATTTCAATGCAG GAAAGCACAGACTACCTGGACCGTGGGACCACCACTAACTTTAGCAGGAGAGGTCCCAGTACCATTGCTAAGATCAAGGAGGCCCTTAACTTCATGAGGAACCAGCACTTTGAG GTTCCCTTCATTGCGTTCTACAGGAAGGAATATGTAGAACCAGAACTCAACATTAACGATCTGTGGAAGGTCTGGCAGTGGGATGAGAAG TGGACCCAACTGAAAACGCGCAAGCAGAACCTGACCCGTCTTTTCCAGAGAATGCAGTCTTATCAGTTTGAACAGATCTCTGCTGACCCTGATAAACCACTTGCTGATGCTATTCGTCCATTAGACACAGCTGACATGGAAAG ACTAAAAGATGTCCAGTCAATGGATGAGCTGAGTGATGTCTACAACCACTTTCTGCTGTACTACGGACGAGACATCCCCAAGATGCAGAATGCAGCCAAAGCTACCAAGAAGAAACTGAAGAAGATCAAGGAGGTGTCAGAAGAGGATG GTGAGGAAGCTGAAgtggaagaagaggaggaggaggaagaagaggaacagAAGGGGCCAGATCTCAAACAGGCCTCCCGCAGAGACATGTACAGCATCTGCCAGACTGCTGGACTTG ATGGATTGGCCAAGAAGTTTGGTCTCACTCCTGAGCAATTTGGTGAAAACTTGCGTGACAGTTACCAGAGACACGAAACTGAGCAGTTCCCCGCAGAACCCTTGGAGCTGGCCAAGGACTATGTATGCAG CCAGTTCAGTACTCCCGAAGCTGTTCTGGAGGGCACTCGCTACATGGTAGCCATGCAGATTGCCCGTGAACCTCTCGTCAGACATGTGCTGAGACAAACATTTCAAGAAAGGGCCAAGATTAACATCAGGCCAACTAAAAAGGGCAAGAAG GATGTTGATGAGGCACACTATGCCTACTCCTTCAAGTACTTGAAGAACAAACCTGTAAAGGAATTGAGTGGAGACCAATTCCTAAAGATGTGCATGGCTGAGGATGAGGCTCTGCTCGCTATAGACATCTGCATTGACTTGGTTGGAGTTAAAGG ATATGCAGGTGATCAGACCTACTTTGATGAGATAAAGCAGTTCTACTACAGAGATGAGTTCAGTCACCAGGTTCAAGAGTGGAACAAGCAGAGAATGCTGGCCATTGAGCGGTCCCTGCAGCAGTTCCTCTATCCACAGATGGCCAAGGAGCTGAAGAACAAACTAATTGCAGAGGCCAAAGAGAATATCATCAAG TCATGCTGCAGGAAACTGTACAACTGGCTGAAGGTAGCTCCATATCGACCGGACCAACAAGTTGAGGAGGATGATGACCTTATGGATGAGACCCAGGGCAAAGGCATCCGTGTGCTGGGAGTGGCCTTTGCTTCCGGAAG AGACACACCTGTTTTCTGTGCTCTGATCAATGGTGAAGGAGAGGTTGTGGACTTCCTCAGGCTTCCTTATTTCTTGAAGAGGAGGAATgcatggagagaggaagaacgagaaaaaaag CTTCAAGACATTGAAAATCTGAAGAAGTTTCTACTCAGTAAGAAACCCCACGTTGTTGCTGTTGCAGGGGAAAATCG TGACGCGCACATGCTAATGGAGGACATCAAACGTACTGTCAGTGAGCTGGAGCAAGACTCCTCCCTGCCCGCTGTGGGAGTTGAGCTGGTTGACAACGAGTTGGCCACACTGTACATGAACAGCAAAAAGTCTGAG GCCGATTTCAGGGATTACCCTCCCCTTCTCCGCCAGGCTGTGTCTGTGGCTCGCAAGATTCAGGACCCCTTAGTTGAATTTGCCCAGGTTTGCAGCAGTGATGAGGACATTCTCTGCCTAAAACTACATCCACTACAG GAGCATGTAGTGAAGGAGGAGTTGCTGGGAGCCCTCTACTGTGAGTTCATTAATCGGGTAAATGAGGTCGGTGTGGATGTGAACCGGGCCATTGCTCACCCATATACACAGAGTCTGGTCCAGTATGTCTGTGGATTGGGACCAAGAAAAGGCTCCCATCTGCTCAAG ATTCTGAAACAGAATAACACTCGACTGGAAAATCGGACTCAGCTAGTCACCATGTGCCATATGGGACCTAAAGTGTTTATCAACTGTGCAGGTTTTATTAAGATTGACACCGCTTCACTTGGAGACAG CACTGATTCCTACATTGAGGTTCTGGATGGTTCTCGTGTACACCCTGAGACCTATGAGTGGGCACGAAAGATGGCTGTAGACGCTCTGGAGTATGATGAGTCAGCAGAGGATGCTAACCCCGCTGGGGCATTGGAGGAGATCCTGGAGAACCCAGAGAGGCTGAAGGATCTTGACCTAGATGCCTTTGCTGAAGAGTTGGAGAGACAG GGTTATGGCAACAAAGGGATCACATTGTATGACATCCGTGCAGAACTCAGCTGTAGGTATAAAGACCTGCGTGCCCCATACAGACCCCCCAACACAGAGGAGGTCTTTAACTTGCTCACCAAGGAGACGCCCGAAACCTTCTATATTG GTAAACTGATCACCAGTGTTGTAACAGGCATCGCTCACAGACGACCACAGGGGGAGAGTTATGACCAGGCCATTCGCAATGATGAAACTGGTCTGTGGCAGTGTCCCTTCTGCCAGCAGGATAACTTTCCTGAACTTAGTGAG GTCTGGAACCACTTTGACAGTGGATCCTGTCCTGGCCAAGCTATTGGTGTGAGGACTCGTCTGGACAATGGTGTCATGGGTTTCATTCCCACCAAATTCCTCTCAGACAAGGTTGTTAAACACCCAGAGGAGAGAGTCAAG GTTGGCATGACAGTGCATTGTCGTATCATGAAGATCGATATTGAGAAGTTTAATGTAGACCTCACCTGTAGGACATCTGATCTGAGTGACAAGAACAACGAATGGAAGCTTCCAAAGGACACTTACTATGACTTTGATGCTGAAGCAGAGGATATCAAGCAGGATGAGGAGCAGAAGAAAAAGCAGCAGAGAACCA CTTATATAAAGCGAGTCATTGCCCATCCATCATTCCACAACATCAACTTTAAGCAGGCTGAAAAAATGATGGAGACAATGGATCAGGGTGATGTGGTGATCAGACCAAGCAGTAAAGGTGAGAACCATCTGACAGTTACCTGGAAGGTGGCAGATGGGATCTACCAGCATGTGGATGTGCGGGAGGAGGGCAAAGAGAATGCTTTTAGCCTGGGACACACGCTGTGGATTAATAATGAG GAGTTTGAGGATCTAGATGAAATCACTGCCCGTTATGTGCAGCCCATGGCAGCATTTGCTCGGGATCTGCTCAGCCACAAGTACTTTCAGGACTGCAACGGTGGTGATAGGAAG AAAATGGAGGAGCTCCTCTTTAGGGCCAAGAAGGAAAAGCCCACATTCATCCCCTACTTTGTATCAGCCTGCAGAGACCTGCCAGGAAAGTTCCTGCTAGGATACCAACCAAGAGGGAAGCCAAG GATAGAGTATGTGACCATCACCCCTGATGGGTTCAGGTACCGCTCCCAGATATTCCCCACGGTCAATGGCCTGTTCCGCTGGTTTAAGGACCACTACCAGGAGCCTGTTCCAG gcaTCAcgcccagcagcagcagcagaacacGAACACCAGCATCTGTGAACGCGACTCCAGCCAACATTAACATTGCAG ATTTGACGCGAGCAGTTAACGCTCTGCCCAGGAACATGACATCACAGATGTTTAATGCCATTGCGGCAGTAACAGGGCAGGGCCAGAATCCCAACACTACTCCAGCCCAGTGGGCCTCCAGCCAGTATGGCTACAGCGGAGGCAGCAGTGCAGGGGGAGGAGGCAGCAGCAGCGCTTATCAC GTTTTTGCCACACCTCAGCAGCCTATGGCCACACCTATGATGACGCCCAGCTATTCATACACAACCCCAGGCCAGCAGCAGGCCATGACTACACCACAGTATCCCAGCAGCACGCCGCAGTCCTCCCATGGGCACCATCAGCACTCTTCCTCTACGCCgtcctc
- the sdf2 gene encoding stromal cell-derived factor 2 yields the protein MGNYIISLVFLCFSILLSCMCRFSLGSEVNFVTCGSVIKLLNVKHNVRLHSHDVRYGSGSGQQSVTGVTTVEDSNSYWSVRGTTGAVCHRGTPIKCGQNIRLTHVNTGRNLHSHYFASPLSSNQEVSAFGEDGEGDHLDEWTVLCGGSLWQRDDSVRFRHTATDTLLSVTGEEYGRPIHGQREVHAMTSTSQHSYWKAMEGIFMKPTDTGSRDFSTPPHTEF from the exons ATGGGCAACTATATTATTTCACTGGtctttttgtgcttttcaaTTTTATTATCATGCATGTGTAGATTTTCTCTGGGTTCGGAAGTAAATTTTGTCACATGTGGCTCGGTCATAAAGTTGCTCAACGTCAAACACAACGTAAGACTACATTCTCACGATGTTCGTTACGGTTCTG GTAGTGGCCAGCAATCAGTGACAGGAGTCACTACAGTAGAAGACAGTAACAGTTACTGGAGTGTTCGTGGCACCACTGGGGCAGTGTGTCATCGTGGGACCCCTATAAAATGTGGCCAAAATATAAGGCTCACGCATGTTAACACGGGCCGAAATCTTCACAGCCACTATTTTGCATCTCCACTGTCTTCTAATCAG GAGGTCAGTGCCTTTGGAGAAGATGGTGAGGGCGACCATCTTGATGAATGGACTGTACTTTGTGGAGGGTCTTTATGGCAGCGTGATGATTCTGTGAGGTTTCGACACACTGCCACAGACACTCTGCTGTCAGTAACAGGTGAAGAGTATGGCCGGCCCATTCATGGCCAGCGAGAAGTGCATGCCATGACCAGCACCAGCCAGCACAGCTACTGGAAAGCTATGGAGGGTATTTTCATGAAACCCACTGACACTGGGTCAAGGGACTTCAGCACCCCACCACATACTGAGTTCTGA
- the supt6h gene encoding transcription elongation factor SPT6 isoform X1 has translation MSDFIESEAEESEEEFEEKDLKPKKTQRFMEDDDDEEEEENTEDQDEHGNLRGLIDDGNDEEEEEEEEEEDGNRSGAVDSDSGEEVRHRRRKRSYDDYLDDDDLDLIEENLGVKVKRRKKKYSRVKTMDDEGEDDEKDLIADEIFTGDGDGEGEEGETVGTLHAGDDEEEEEEEESDIDDFIVDDDGQPITKKKGKKFTGYTDAALQEAQEIFGGDFDFAEFDTEAYDHAEEEEEDQDDEAWDRPKKQTKRRVGRRSIFEIYEPSELESSHMTDQDNEIRSTDMPERFQLRSIPVKPAEDEELEEEAEWIYRNAFSTPTISMQESTDYLDRGTTTNFSRRGPSTIAKIKEALNFMRNQHFEVPFIAFYRKEYVEPELNINDLWKVWQWDEKWTQLKTRKQNLTRLFQRMQSYQFEQISADPDKPLADAIRPLDTADMERLKDVQSMDELSDVYNHFLLYYGRDIPKMQNAAKATKKKLKKIKEVSEEDGEEAEVEEEEEEEEEEQKGPDLKQASRRDMYSICQTAGLDGLAKKFGLTPEQFGENLRDSYQRHETEQFPAEPLELAKDYVCSQFSTPEAVLEGTRYMVAMQIAREPLVRHVLRQTFQERAKINIRPTKKGKKDVDEAHYAYSFKYLKNKPVKELSGDQFLKMCMAEDEALLAIDICIDLVGVKGYAGDQTYFDEIKQFYYRDEFSHQVQEWNKQRMLAIERSLQQFLYPQMAKELKNKLIAEAKENIIKSCCRKLYNWLKVAPYRPDQQVEEDDDLMDETQGKGIRVLGVAFASGRDTPVFCALINGEGEVVDFLRLPYFLKRRNAWREEEREKKLQDIENLKKFLLSKKPHVVAVAGENRDAHMLMEDIKRTVSELEQDSSLPAVGVELVDNELATLYMNSKKSEADFRDYPPLLRQAVSVARKIQDPLVEFAQVCSSDEDILCLKLHPLQEHVVKEELLGALYCEFINRVNEVGVDVNRAIAHPYTQSLVQYVCGLGPRKGSHLLKILKQNNTRLENRTQLVTMCHMGPKVFINCAGFIKIDTASLGDSTDSYIEVLDGSRVHPETYEWARKMAVDALEYDESAEDANPAGALEEILENPERLKDLDLDAFAEELERQGYGNKGITLYDIRAELSCRYKDLRAPYRPPNTEEVFNLLTKETPETFYIGKLITSVVTGIAHRRPQGESYDQAIRNDETGLWQCPFCQQDNFPELSEVWNHFDSGSCPGQAIGVRTRLDNGVMGFIPTKFLSDKVVKHPEERVKVGMTVHCRIMKIDIEKFNVDLTCRTSDLSDKNNEWKLPKDTYYDFDAEAEDIKQDEEQKKKQQRTTYIKRVIAHPSFHNINFKQAEKMMETMDQGDVVIRPSSKGENHLTVTWKVADGIYQHVDVREEGKENAFSLGHTLWINNEEFEDLDEITARYVQPMAAFARDLLSHKYFQDCNGGDRKKMEELLFRAKKEKPTFIPYFVSACRDLPGKFLLGYQPRGKPRIEYVTITPDGFRYRSQIFPTVNGLFRWFKDHYQEPVPGITPSSSSRTRTPASVNATPANINIADLTRAVNALPRNMTSQMFNAIAAVTGQGQNPNTTPAQWASSQYGYSGGSSAGGGGSSSAYHVFATPQQPMATPMMTPSYSYTTPGQQQAMTTPQYPSSTPQSSHGHHQHSSSTPSSSSSSSRVRTPQPKTSSHTAVDWAKMAEQWLQEKEAERRKQKTPRMTPRPSPSPMIESTPMSIAGDATPLLDEMDR, from the exons ATGTCTGACTTCATTGAGAGTGAAGCTGAGGAATCTGAAGAGGAGTTTGAGGAGAAGGACTTGAAGCCCAAGAAGACTCAGCGGTTTatggaagatgatgatgatg aagaagaagaagagaacaCAGAAGATCAAGATGAGCATGGAAACCTAAGAGGGCTTATTGATGATGGcaatgatgaagaagaagaggaggaggaagaggaagaggatggaaATAGAAGTGGGGCTGTTGACAGCGACTCTGGTGAGGAGGTCCGTCATCGACGCAGAAAGCGCA GTTATGATGACTACCTGGATGATGATGATCTGGACCTTATTGAAGAGAATTTGGGGGTCAAAGTGAAGAGGAGA AAAAAGAAGTATTCACGAGTGAAAACAATGGATGATGAAGGTGAAGATGATGAAAAAGACCTGATTGCAGATGAAATTTTTACTGGAGATggtgatggagagggagaagaaggagaaactGTGGGTACGCTCCATGCTGGagatgatgaagaagaggaggaggaagaggaatcTG ACATAGATGATTTCATTGTGGATGATGATGGGCAGCCCATCACAaaaaagaaggggaagaaaTTTACTGGCTACACTGATGC TGCTTTACAAGAGGCTCAAGAGATTTTCGGTGGTGACTTTGACTTTGCTGAGTTCGACACTGAGGCTTATGATCATgcggaggaggaagaggaggaccaGGACGATGAAGCATGGGATCGACCAAAGAAGCAGACCAAGAGAAGGGTGGGCCGCCGTAGCATTTTTGAGATCTATGAGCCCAGTGAACTGGAGAGCAGTCACATGACTGACCAAGACAATGAAATACGTTCCACAGACATGCCAGAGAGGTTCCAG TTACGCTCTATACCTGTAAAACCTGCTGAGGATGAAGAGCTGGAAGAAGAGGCTGAATGGATCTACAGGAATGCTTTCTCCACACCAACTATTTCAATGCAG GAAAGCACAGACTACCTGGACCGTGGGACCACCACTAACTTTAGCAGGAGAGGTCCCAGTACCATTGCTAAGATCAAGGAGGCCCTTAACTTCATGAGGAACCAGCACTTTGAG GTTCCCTTCATTGCGTTCTACAGGAAGGAATATGTAGAACCAGAACTCAACATTAACGATCTGTGGAAGGTCTGGCAGTGGGATGAGAAG TGGACCCAACTGAAAACGCGCAAGCAGAACCTGACCCGTCTTTTCCAGAGAATGCAGTCTTATCAGTTTGAACAGATCTCTGCTGACCCTGATAAACCACTTGCTGATGCTATTCGTCCATTAGACACAGCTGACATGGAAAG ACTAAAAGATGTCCAGTCAATGGATGAGCTGAGTGATGTCTACAACCACTTTCTGCTGTACTACGGACGAGACATCCCCAAGATGCAGAATGCAGCCAAAGCTACCAAGAAGAAACTGAAGAAGATCAAGGAGGTGTCAGAAGAGGATG GTGAGGAAGCTGAAgtggaagaagaggaggaggaggaagaagaggaacagAAGGGGCCAGATCTCAAACAGGCCTCCCGCAGAGACATGTACAGCATCTGCCAGACTGCTGGACTTG ATGGATTGGCCAAGAAGTTTGGTCTCACTCCTGAGCAATTTGGTGAAAACTTGCGTGACAGTTACCAGAGACACGAAACTGAGCAGTTCCCCGCAGAACCCTTGGAGCTGGCCAAGGACTATGTATGCAG CCAGTTCAGTACTCCCGAAGCTGTTCTGGAGGGCACTCGCTACATGGTAGCCATGCAGATTGCCCGTGAACCTCTCGTCAGACATGTGCTGAGACAAACATTTCAAGAAAGGGCCAAGATTAACATCAGGCCAACTAAAAAGGGCAAGAAG GATGTTGATGAGGCACACTATGCCTACTCCTTCAAGTACTTGAAGAACAAACCTGTAAAGGAATTGAGTGGAGACCAATTCCTAAAGATGTGCATGGCTGAGGATGAGGCTCTGCTCGCTATAGACATCTGCATTGACTTGGTTGGAGTTAAAGG ATATGCAGGTGATCAGACCTACTTTGATGAGATAAAGCAGTTCTACTACAGAGATGAGTTCAGTCACCAGGTTCAAGAGTGGAACAAGCAGAGAATGCTGGCCATTGAGCGGTCCCTGCAGCAGTTCCTCTATCCACAGATGGCCAAGGAGCTGAAGAACAAACTAATTGCAGAGGCCAAAGAGAATATCATCAAG TCATGCTGCAGGAAACTGTACAACTGGCTGAAGGTAGCTCCATATCGACCGGACCAACAAGTTGAGGAGGATGATGACCTTATGGATGAGACCCAGGGCAAAGGCATCCGTGTGCTGGGAGTGGCCTTTGCTTCCGGAAG AGACACACCTGTTTTCTGTGCTCTGATCAATGGTGAAGGAGAGGTTGTGGACTTCCTCAGGCTTCCTTATTTCTTGAAGAGGAGGAATgcatggagagaggaagaacgagaaaaaaag CTTCAAGACATTGAAAATCTGAAGAAGTTTCTACTCAGTAAGAAACCCCACGTTGTTGCTGTTGCAGGGGAAAATCG TGACGCGCACATGCTAATGGAGGACATCAAACGTACTGTCAGTGAGCTGGAGCAAGACTCCTCCCTGCCCGCTGTGGGAGTTGAGCTGGTTGACAACGAGTTGGCCACACTGTACATGAACAGCAAAAAGTCTGAG GCCGATTTCAGGGATTACCCTCCCCTTCTCCGCCAGGCTGTGTCTGTGGCTCGCAAGATTCAGGACCCCTTAGTTGAATTTGCCCAGGTTTGCAGCAGTGATGAGGACATTCTCTGCCTAAAACTACATCCACTACAG GAGCATGTAGTGAAGGAGGAGTTGCTGGGAGCCCTCTACTGTGAGTTCATTAATCGGGTAAATGAGGTCGGTGTGGATGTGAACCGGGCCATTGCTCACCCATATACACAGAGTCTGGTCCAGTATGTCTGTGGATTGGGACCAAGAAAAGGCTCCCATCTGCTCAAG ATTCTGAAACAGAATAACACTCGACTGGAAAATCGGACTCAGCTAGTCACCATGTGCCATATGGGACCTAAAGTGTTTATCAACTGTGCAGGTTTTATTAAGATTGACACCGCTTCACTTGGAGACAG CACTGATTCCTACATTGAGGTTCTGGATGGTTCTCGTGTACACCCTGAGACCTATGAGTGGGCACGAAAGATGGCTGTAGACGCTCTGGAGTATGATGAGTCAGCAGAGGATGCTAACCCCGCTGGGGCATTGGAGGAGATCCTGGAGAACCCAGAGAGGCTGAAGGATCTTGACCTAGATGCCTTTGCTGAAGAGTTGGAGAGACAG GGTTATGGCAACAAAGGGATCACATTGTATGACATCCGTGCAGAACTCAGCTGTAGGTATAAAGACCTGCGTGCCCCATACAGACCCCCCAACACAGAGGAGGTCTTTAACTTGCTCACCAAGGAGACGCCCGAAACCTTCTATATTG GTAAACTGATCACCAGTGTTGTAACAGGCATCGCTCACAGACGACCACAGGGGGAGAGTTATGACCAGGCCATTCGCAATGATGAAACTGGTCTGTGGCAGTGTCCCTTCTGCCAGCAGGATAACTTTCCTGAACTTAGTGAG GTCTGGAACCACTTTGACAGTGGATCCTGTCCTGGCCAAGCTATTGGTGTGAGGACTCGTCTGGACAATGGTGTCATGGGTTTCATTCCCACCAAATTCCTCTCAGACAAGGTTGTTAAACACCCAGAGGAGAGAGTCAAG GTTGGCATGACAGTGCATTGTCGTATCATGAAGATCGATATTGAGAAGTTTAATGTAGACCTCACCTGTAGGACATCTGATCTGAGTGACAAGAACAACGAATGGAAGCTTCCAAAGGACACTTACTATGACTTTGATGCTGAAGCAGAGGATATCAAGCAGGATGAGGAGCAGAAGAAAAAGCAGCAGAGAACCA CTTATATAAAGCGAGTCATTGCCCATCCATCATTCCACAACATCAACTTTAAGCAGGCTGAAAAAATGATGGAGACAATGGATCAGGGTGATGTGGTGATCAGACCAAGCAGTAAAGGTGAGAACCATCTGACAGTTACCTGGAAGGTGGCAGATGGGATCTACCAGCATGTGGATGTGCGGGAGGAGGGCAAAGAGAATGCTTTTAGCCTGGGACACACGCTGTGGATTAATAATGAG GAGTTTGAGGATCTAGATGAAATCACTGCCCGTTATGTGCAGCCCATGGCAGCATTTGCTCGGGATCTGCTCAGCCACAAGTACTTTCAGGACTGCAACGGTGGTGATAGGAAG AAAATGGAGGAGCTCCTCTTTAGGGCCAAGAAGGAAAAGCCCACATTCATCCCCTACTTTGTATCAGCCTGCAGAGACCTGCCAGGAAAGTTCCTGCTAGGATACCAACCAAGAGGGAAGCCAAG GATAGAGTATGTGACCATCACCCCTGATGGGTTCAGGTACCGCTCCCAGATATTCCCCACGGTCAATGGCCTGTTCCGCTGGTTTAAGGACCACTACCAGGAGCCTGTTCCAG gcaTCAcgcccagcagcagcagcagaacacGAACACCAGCATCTGTGAACGCGACTCCAGCCAACATTAACATTGCAG ATTTGACGCGAGCAGTTAACGCTCTGCCCAGGAACATGACATCACAGATGTTTAATGCCATTGCGGCAGTAACAGGGCAGGGCCAGAATCCCAACACTACTCCAGCCCAGTGGGCCTCCAGCCAGTATGGCTACAGCGGAGGCAGCAGTGCAGGGGGAGGAGGCAGCAGCAGCGCTTATCAC GTTTTTGCCACACCTCAGCAGCCTATGGCCACACCTATGATGACGCCCAGCTATTCATACACAACCCCAGGCCAGCAGCAGGCCATGACTACACCACAGTATCCCAGCAGCACGCCGCAGTCCTCCCATGGGCACCATCAGCACTCTTCCTCTACGCCgtcctc